The following are encoded in a window of Thermoproteota archaeon genomic DNA:
- a CDS encoding response regulator, with protein MSMNILVAEDSDSFALLYKKSLEARGHKVTVTKNGLECFYKYSDDFKHNEGKTGKSPYDLVILDHQMPRMKGLEVAKQILDLNPSQRILVVTEYVKAIMKGVRELGSKIELLGKPFPSLAMVRQVEGLATYRWRQKMSTGLKDWDGETGLSDFY; from the coding sequence ATGAGTATGAATATTCTAGTTGCAGAAGACAGCGATTCCTTTGCATTATTGTATAAAAAATCACTAGAGGCAAGAGGCCACAAAGTGACTGTTACAAAAAACGGATTGGAATGTTTTTACAAATATTCTGATGATTTCAAACACAATGAAGGAAAAACTGGAAAATCTCCATACGATTTGGTTATACTAGATCATCAGATGCCAAGGATGAAAGGGCTAGAAGTTGCAAAACAAATTTTGGATCTTAATCCATCCCAAAGAATTCTTGTTGTTACTGAATATGTCAAGGCAATAATGAAAGGCGTTCGTGAACTAGGATCCAAGATAGAATTACTTGGAAAACCCTTTCCATCACTTGCCATGGTTCGCCAAGTGGAAGGACTAGCCACGTACAGATGGCGACAAAAGATGTCAACTGGTCTAAAAGACTGGGATGGCGAAACAGGACTGTCTGATTTTTACTAA
- a CDS encoding threonine--tRNA ligase, with product MRILQLHCDSIEYAPTKKEIKSAEEIDPKPEKIDEVVVAFVAVEEGDDSSVGQKAISEIKESMNKVGCKRLLLYPYAHLSSTLAAPSTALSILKEMESSASDIEVSRAPFGWTKSYKVQVKGHPLAENSKIITKGSSEEKTSDALKSESKIKSYWYILTPDGTMTEMSDFNFSKYPNLEVLSKYEAAKKRSVDEPPPHVLLMKKLAIADYEPASDSGNMRFFPNGRLIKSLIERYVTDRVRDYGGYEVETPIMYDSHHPSMESYFNRFPARQYNINSEGKKLFLRFAACFGQFLMANDFQLSYKNLPYRLYELTRYSFRREQSGELVGLRRLRAFTMPDCHAFCKDIPQAIEELKVRFDLSKSVIKELGIDESDYEMAIRFTEDFYNENKSLIQQMVQKHGKPVLVEMWKEKFFYFVLKWEFNYIDNLGKASALSTDQIDVENGDRYGIKFIDEHNVSQHPIILHNSPSGAIERVIYAILEKAAMDSKKGKKPELPLWLAPTQVRIIPLKEEFLDFSQKLCQKISDKEIRVDIDDRNESIGKRIREAEKEWIRYIIVIGEKEVASSNLSIRDRMTGQTTDVSFDDFVNKIKEATKGKPFSKLNVPLYLSKRPQIMV from the coding sequence TTGAGGATTTTACAATTACACTGTGACAGCATCGAGTATGCCCCTACAAAAAAAGAAATCAAATCTGCAGAGGAGATAGACCCAAAACCAGAAAAGATTGATGAGGTGGTTGTAGCATTTGTTGCAGTTGAGGAAGGAGATGACTCATCTGTTGGTCAAAAGGCAATTTCGGAAATCAAAGAATCAATGAATAAGGTTGGATGCAAACGCTTGCTCTTGTATCCATATGCGCACTTGAGCTCAACTCTTGCTGCACCAAGCACTGCATTATCCATCCTCAAAGAAATGGAGTCCTCTGCATCTGATATTGAAGTGTCTCGTGCACCATTTGGTTGGACAAAATCTTACAAAGTTCAAGTCAAGGGACATCCGTTGGCTGAAAACTCCAAAATTATCACAAAAGGTTCTTCTGAGGAAAAAACTTCTGATGCACTAAAGTCTGAATCAAAGATCAAATCTTACTGGTATATCTTAACTCCAGATGGAACCATGACTGAAATGTCTGATTTTAATTTCTCAAAGTATCCTAATTTAGAAGTACTATCAAAATATGAAGCAGCAAAAAAGAGAAGTGTTGATGAGCCACCTCCACATGTTTTGCTGATGAAAAAACTTGCAATTGCAGACTATGAGCCTGCATCTGATTCTGGAAACATGAGATTTTTCCCAAATGGACGATTGATAAAATCATTAATTGAAAGATACGTAACTGATAGGGTTCGTGATTATGGTGGCTATGAGGTTGAAACACCAATCATGTATGATTCACATCATCCAAGCATGGAGAGTTACTTTAATCGATTTCCTGCAAGGCAGTACAATATCAATTCAGAAGGAAAGAAACTCTTTTTACGATTTGCAGCATGCTTTGGGCAATTTTTAATGGCAAATGATTTCCAGTTATCCTACAAAAACTTACCATATCGACTATACGAATTGACTCGGTATAGTTTTCGACGTGAGCAGTCTGGTGAGCTAGTTGGTCTTAGAAGATTGCGCGCATTTACAATGCCTGATTGCCATGCATTTTGCAAAGACATACCACAGGCAATTGAGGAGCTAAAGGTACGATTTGATCTTTCAAAGAGTGTCATCAAGGAGTTGGGAATCGATGAAAGCGATTACGAGATGGCAATTAGATTTACTGAGGACTTTTACAATGAAAACAAATCTCTAATCCAGCAAATGGTTCAAAAACACGGCAAGCCAGTTTTAGTAGAAATGTGGAAAGAAAAATTCTTTTATTTTGTTTTAAAATGGGAATTTAACTACATTGATAATTTAGGAAAGGCATCTGCGTTATCAACTGACCAAATTGATGTAGAGAATGGAGATCGTTATGGAATCAAATTCATTGATGAGCATAATGTTTCCCAGCATCCAATAATTTTACACAACTCCCCTAGCGGGGCAATTGAGCGTGTAATCTATGCAATATTAGAAAAAGCTGCAATGGACTCTAAGAAAGGCAAAAAGCCAGAGCTGCCACTATGGCTTGCCCCAACACAGGTGCGAATCATTCCACTCAAAGAAGAATTTCTAGATTTTAGTCAAAAACTCTGCCAAAAAATATCCGATAAAGAGATTCGTGTTGACATTGATGATAGAAATGAAAGCATTGGCAAAAGAATTCGCGAGGCTGAAAAAGAATGGATTCGATACATCATAGTGATTGGAGAAAAGGAGGTTGCATCATCTAATTTGAGTATCCGAGATAGGATGACTGGCCAAACCACTGATGTATCCTTTGATGACTTTGTAAATAAAATCAAAGAGGCCACCAAAGGAAAACCATTTTCAAAGCTAAACGTTCCATTATACTTGTCAAAACGACCACAAATCATGGTCTAA
- the speB gene encoding agmatinase yields MSYLELYMNRNPLITSAGGDDPKAILYGIPFDSTHSYKPGTRFGPDAIRDSFNNIEIFHPELQVDLEEVEVEDLGNTKHTVVATEMLDMVGKITTELLERKKQLFILGGEHLITLGTYMSFPKETGYVVFDAHYDLRDEYADIKLSHAAYLRRIVEKRGADNIIHVGARSFVKEELQFLKENNIKTIADRDIRDGKGPKLLKDAISTFDSIYTSFDLDVVDPGFAPGVGNPEAAGITSRELFDLIYSFENKKVSGVDIVELNPNYDNGSTASLAAKIVSTMLALNIAQAK; encoded by the coding sequence ATGAGCTACCTTGAATTATACATGAATAGAAATCCACTGATTACTAGTGCTGGAGGAGATGATCCTAAAGCAATTCTGTATGGAATTCCATTTGATTCAACTCATTCTTACAAGCCTGGCACCAGATTTGGACCAGATGCGATAAGAGATTCATTTAACAACATTGAAATTTTTCATCCAGAGTTACAAGTCGATTTAGAGGAAGTAGAGGTAGAAGACCTTGGCAACACAAAACATACTGTCGTTGCAACTGAGATGCTTGATATGGTTGGAAAGATTACAACCGAGTTACTAGAAAGAAAAAAACAACTCTTCATACTTGGGGGTGAGCATTTAATCACTTTAGGAACATACATGAGCTTTCCAAAAGAAACAGGCTATGTGGTCTTTGATGCACATTATGATTTACGTGATGAATATGCAGACATAAAGTTGAGTCATGCAGCATATCTTAGAAGAATCGTTGAGAAGAGAGGGGCAGACAACATCATCCACGTTGGGGCGCGCTCCTTTGTCAAAGAAGAATTACAATTTCTAAAAGAGAATAACATCAAAACAATCGCTGATAGAGACATTCGAGATGGCAAGGGTCCAAAATTACTCAAAGATGCAATATCAACATTTGATTCCATTTACACTAGCTTTGATTTGGATGTAGTCGATCCTGGATTTGCACCAGGTGTTGGTAACCCCGAAGCTGCAGGAATCACATCTAGGGAATTGTTTGATTTGATATACTCATTTGAAAACAAAAAAGTTTCTGGAGTTGATATCGTTGAGCTAAATCCAAACTATGATAATGGCTCTACTGCATCACTTGCTGCAAAGATTGTATCTACAATGCTTGCATTGAACATAGCACAAGCTAAATAG